The following coding sequences lie in one Heyndrickxia oleronia genomic window:
- a CDS encoding enoyl-CoA hydratase-related protein has translation MENIVVDVKNYVANVTINREEAMNAFNYETLCDLAKEVELLRTNPNVRVVIFQGAGERAFSVGADLKERKSLSEQEVRRNVYKIGEVFAAIEKLPQPTIAAMNGYAFGGGMELALSCDFRVAVIDAVMGLTETSLAIIPGAGGTQRLPRLIGEAKAMELILTAKRMTAEEALQYGVVTKVVKRDTFMNEVNELANRILANGPIAVQQAKFAIKNGMNADLHTGLEIERKAYELTIPTEDRVEALQAFAEKRKPNFRGR, from the coding sequence ATGGAAAATATTGTGGTTGACGTAAAAAATTACGTAGCCAATGTCACGATTAATCGTGAAGAGGCCATGAATGCATTTAATTATGAAACACTTTGTGACCTTGCAAAAGAGGTGGAATTATTAAGAACGAATCCTAATGTACGTGTTGTAATTTTTCAAGGAGCAGGAGAAAGGGCGTTTAGTGTAGGTGCTGATCTAAAGGAGCGGAAATCCTTATCCGAGCAGGAAGTACGTAGGAATGTATATAAAATTGGTGAAGTATTTGCTGCGATTGAGAAGCTGCCTCAACCAACTATTGCTGCAATGAATGGTTACGCTTTTGGTGGAGGAATGGAACTTGCTCTTTCCTGTGATTTTCGAGTTGCTGTAATAGATGCAGTAATGGGTTTGACAGAAACGAGCTTGGCCATTATTCCAGGTGCTGGGGGTACGCAACGTTTGCCACGCTTAATTGGTGAAGCAAAAGCAATGGAATTAATTTTAACTGCTAAAAGAATGACAGCTGAGGAAGCGTTGCAATATGGAGTAGTTACAAAAGTAGTAAAGCGGGATACTTTCATGAATGAAGTAAATGAATTAGCTAATCGAATATTAGCAAATGGTCCTATTGCTGTTCAGCAGGCAAAATTTGCAATTAAAAATGGAATGAACGCAGATTTACATACAGGATTGGAAATAGAACGCAAAGCATATGAACTAACCATTCCTACTGAAGATCGTGTGGAAGCACTTCAAGCATTCGCGGAGAAAAGAAAACCGAATTTCCGTGGAAGATAA